In Desulfomonile tiedjei DSM 6799, the genomic window CAGATCCAGCCGCAATCAAGAAAGCCAACACCAGAATTGTGAGCGTGAAGAGTTCCCGCGAGCGAGATCGAGCGACGTGGGAGAGCAACCAGGGAACGATTTTTCCCACGACAGGAAGGATCAATACCCCCAAAGCTACCAGTTTGCCGACCGCTATGCCCAATGAGGTCAGCACCGCTCCTTTCTCTTCACCGACAAACGATATCGTCACCATAGGCAGAAGGACGAGGGCGAGGACGGTTAGAATGTCTTGGACAATTAACCATCCGACAGCGACATGACCGTGGACGGTATCGAGCAGTCTATTATCCGAGAGGCACCGCACCATTACTACTGTGCTTGACACGGCAAGCGCCAGGCCAAGCACCATTCCGGTGCCTACCGACAAACCGAAAGCCAAAGCCACGAATGTACCCAGGACCGTGACAATCAGGCTTTGTACGATGGCACCCGGAACAGCGATCCCTTTGACACTCAGGAGATCTGTCAGATCAAAGTGCAGCCCCACACCGAACATGAGCAAGATGACCCCGACTTCGGCCAGTTGCCCTGCAAGATTCGGATCGGCGACGAACCCCGGAGTGTGGGGTCCTACAATAATCCCGGCAAGCAAATAGCCCACTATCGGAGATAGTTTGAGTCGATGACTGACAAAGCCAAGGACCAGCGCAGCAAGAAGGCCTATGGCGAGAATCTCAATTATTTCCAAATGGTGCATCCTCAGCGTCTCCAAATCACCTTTACGCTACGTGCAAACGCTCTTAGAGAGCATTGGATTGAGGCGCTGGGATCATAACACAGAGAGACCAGATTTCGAGGTCATGTCCCGATCCATTGTGAGCTACTCAATTGTGCGAGCGATCCTAAGCGGCTGTAAGTCACCCCCGTCTCACTGGTAGAATCCGATCCAGCTCCAAGACGAGAGGAGAGGCGACGAAGATTGAGGAATAGGTCCCAAAGACAATTCCTACCAGAAGCGCCCAGGCGAAATCTTTGAGGACATTCGTCTCGAAGACGAGGAAAGCTGCCACCGCAAGGAGAGTGCCGACGCTGGTGAGCAACGTTCTTGAAAGCGTCTGATTGATGGCCGCGTTGAAGACCTTAATGAGGGGCGCTTTCTTCATGACTTTCAGATTGTCTCTGATTCTATCGCAAACCACGATGGTGTCGTTGATATCATATCCTACGACAGTCAGCATTGCCGCCAGAATCGTCAAATTGAACTCTTTCCCGGTCCAGGCGAAGAACCCGTATAATATGCACAAATCGTGCAACAGACAGACAACGGCAGCCAGTCCCATCGTGAAGGTAAAGCGAAAAGCCATGTAAATGAGGAGAAGGATGAGCGCTATGACGGTGGCCCAGATGGCGGATTCCTGAAGGTCCGTTCCGACCTTTGGACCGACAACCTCCACGCCACGGATTTCAGCGCTTCCCTTACCAATCTTGTTTTCCAGGAGGTTTTTGACCTGTTGAGACAGTTTCTCGGCGCTTTCCTCGGATTGCTCCATTCGAATGACAAATTCGTCACCCGATGCGCCAGTAAACTCCTGGACAGCAAGATTTTCACCCAGTGGTTTGAGTGCCTCTCTTACTTGTTCGGTATGCGCCGGTTTGTTGAGCTTCACCTGAACCACTGTCCCGCCGGTGAAGTCTATTCCCAGTTTCATGTATCCCATGATAGGAATGGAGGCCAGGGAAAGGATGATCATGATTGTTGTGAATGCGTAGGCGTAGTACCTATTGCCAAGAAAATTGATGCTGGTGTTCGGCTTTATAAGATCCATTTGTTCAATCCTTCTGAAAATCGAACGGATGTTCAAGAAATACCGTTCGTGTCAGCGTCGGGTGAGATATCTTGATCATATGCTCAGGCTCTTGATCCGCTTAACCTGAAAGGCGTAATCGAAGATCGTGCGGGTGATGAAGTATGCTGTGAACAAGGAGATAAGAAGCCCTATGCACAGGGTTACTGCGAAGCCTTTGATCGGCCCAGTACCGAATTGTATGAGAGGAAGGGCAGTCAAGATGTTCGTGACGTGGGTATCGAGAATCGTCTTGAACGCCATGTCATAACCATTGTCTAAAGCAGCCTTGGCGGACTTCCCGCCGCGCAGTTCCTCTTTTACCCGCTCAAATATCAGGACGTTTGCATCAATTGCCATTCCAATGGTCAGGGCTATACCGGCAAGACCCGGTAAGGTCAAAGTGGCACGCAAGCCCGGCGAAACCATGACAGCCATAATGAGCAGAAGGTTCAAGCTCAGGGCGACATCAGCCACCACTCCCGACCACTTGTAATAAAACGCCATGCAGATGGAGATCAGAAATAGGCTGAGCAATATTGCGTTTCGCCCAAGCCGAATAGAATCCTCGCCGAGAGACGGACCGACTGTACGGTTTTCCAGGATCTTCACCGGCGCGGGCAACGAACCTGCTCGTAACACGAGAGCCAGATCGCTGGCCTCTTCCGGGTTGAAAGTGCCTTCGATTATGGCAGAGCCACCTGATATGCGATCCTTAATCACCGGTGCGGAATAGACCCTGTTGTCAAGGATTATGGCGAGTCGTTCACCGACATGTTCCCCCGTTATCCTCTCAAACTGAACAGCTCCGGTTCGATTGAAATCCATATGAACGATCATCCCGCCCGCCTGTCCCGGCTGAACTTTGGCATCAGTGATCGAGTCACCGGTCATGAGAATCTGTTTTTTAATCAGCAATGGCTTCCGGCTGCTCGCGCCGGTTCCTGCACTGCGCTCTACTTGATACAGAATTTCATCTCCGGTCGGGATCTCACCTTTCAGGGCAGCATTCAGATCGCCCTTCTCATCTACGAGCTTGAATTCGAGCCGAGCGGTCTTCTTGATGATGTCAATCGCACGATTTATGTCTTCTTTGAGTCCCGGCAACTGGACAACTATCCTGTCAACGCCCTGCATCACGACATCGGGTTCGGCGACCCCGAAGGCGTCCACTCGGTTCCGAATGGTATCCACGGCTTGCTTAACGGCTCTTTGCTTTATAGTTTCCGCAGTCTTCTGGTCCATCTGAAGCCTGACTTCGAAGCCCTTGTCCGTCTGAGACGTGGAAGCCTTTTTGTAGTTCTGCAGTTTGTCCAGGACCTTTTCGTCAAAAAGCCCCGCCTGGTCCGCGTCCTTGAGATAAACAGTCAGCGAGGTCGGAGAAGTCCTCTGAATGTCGTTGTATCTTATTCTCTCCTCCTTCATCACGGCTGAAGCCTCAGAGATGCCCTGATCGACAACCGCCTCCACCGCCATATCGGCTTGAACCTCCAAGACAAGGTAGAGGCCGCCCTGAAGATCCAGTCCGAGGCGAACCGGGTTGTTGGGAAGATATTTTGCCCAGAAGGAAGGCACCGGTCCCACCGACGGATAGACCAAGAACGCACTCACCGCCAGGACCACTCCAATTAAAATTATTCGCCACCGTAGGTTGTGAGTCATTTATTGACGCTCCTCACTGATTTTGCTCTTTGTCCAAGGGACCAGAGCCTTATCAAGGTCAATGAAACCCTGATGGCAGGGGCTTGGCCGAGCCTATTCGTCTCGGAATCGGACATTCCGGGACCCATGAGGGCAATCCCCTCGGTTAGGCTAAAAGGGAAGTCCTCGGCCCGAACTTAAAGGCTCATAGCCAAGACATGAATATGGTGTGATAAAAGATGCTTGGCGCTATGACAGCAGACTCTTACTCGCATCGCTCAAACGAAGAATAGAGAGAATCTGCTTGGGGAGGCTCAAATCAGCAGGACAGTGGTTCGGCTTGTGCTGTGGGGAGAATTATCTCGAGGATCAGACTCTGGACGAGAATGGTCTTGATGCACAAGCCCTGGAAAGGTCGCATACGAATGGGTGAATAATAGTCGGAAGAGAGAAGCGCCCCTTGTAGAGCGCTGATTTCCAAGGGCCATTCCAATCGAGGAGGATTTTGCGCCCATGCTGGGCATCGTTTGATCTAAAGGGTGGTGAAAAAGGGAAATCTCGGAAGCGGAACAGGAAAGAGAGCTGGATAGGCCGTTTTCTGCAATGGCGTCTGCGTCATGATCAAAGCATAAGACCAAGCTCGGTTGAATCATACTCACAATCAGGAAGCATATTAGCACCCGAACCCAGACTTTGAAAATTCTTGGATGGCACATCATTGCGACGGTCCCTTAACTCCCTACGTCGTCCCCGCAGGGAGCGACTAAATCCCTAGCAGAGAACTTGTGACAAAAGGTAACCGGCTCCCAGTGGATTGTCAAGTCGCCTAAGATTCTCTCAAAAAAGCCGTGAACATTGACCCCTGACTTTACTTATCGTCCCACCACACCTGGCGCAACGGGTTTCATGCGGAGGACGTGAAAAGGCGAGTTGGCTTGATTCCTTCTCTCGTTCAAGGGGGCAGACAGATGTTCCCCTCCCATATTGATAGCAGATCATCCAGCCACCAGCTCGGCAATTTTCCCTTGTGCATTCTCCACCTGATCTATGTAGACCTGAAGAGTCTTGAGGTCCTTATGTCTCGAAAATTGCAGCACCTTTGTCACATCCAGCCCCACGGCTTGGGCCTTGCGCACCGCTTCGCTGATGGATGTGTGCCTGAGTCCATGAGGGCGAACCTTTTGGCCCGTGCGCTCTCCAAGCTCCCGTATGATCCGGTAGAGGCTCGTGGGCGAGAGGCGCTTGCCTCGGATGCCGGGATCGTGATGAAGGTTAACGAACAGGGGTCCCGGCTCACTCCCTCTCATCGCAATCCAATTGGCCAAGATTTTCCTTGTCGTTGTCGGCATGGTAAGGACCTCTTTTTGGAGCCTGCCTTTGCCGAGCACACGAAGCGTTCCTGCCGACAGGTCCACGTCGGCAAGGTCCAAGAATACCACTTCCGCTCTGCGGAGAGCCAGATCATAAAGAAGATGGAAAAGGGCTCTGTCCCGCACTCCCTTTGGATCAGATCTTTTCGCAATTTCTTCTTTCAGACCCTGCACGGCGGAATTCCCCGGCCCCCTGGTATCTCGGGATGCGGAAGATACTTTCTGATTCTTTACGCGCACCTTCCAGTTGATCATTCCCAATGTGTAAGCCATGTCCGACAGGCTTCTGAGTGCTGCGAGTTTCCGATTTACCGTTGTGGGCTGGAGTTTCCTTTCCTCTGCGAGATGGGTCTTGTAGCGGAGAGCAAGATGATTGGCCTGGTGCAGGCCCTGTGCAATAAAGAGTAGGATAGTTTGGGGGAGATTATCCGACTGCGTAAAAGCTCTGAAGTCTTCCAGATCCCGGCGATATGCCTCAATAGTCTTGGGGCTCTTGCCTGACAAAAAGGCGTCAAGCAGCTCCTTCGTAGAAATGGAGACTGAAGGCTCTGATAGATCAAACTGTCTCAGCGTGGCTGGTGGATTGGAAAGCGGCATGACAGTTTAGTCCTTGTCGGTAGGATACTTTCCGCGGGCGCGTAGGTAGAGTTCACAGGCAGCGACGAGATGTGACGAGAAGATGCCCCCCAGCCTTTTCATCTCGTAGTAGATTTCAGAGGGAATCGTTGCGGAGATCTTCGTCATCCTCGAACCCTTATGCCCTCTGCCGGGTCCGGCGCTGCGCTCCTTCACCTCAACGCCTTCCAGCAATGAAGCAAGATGATTTTCCAGCCCCGCCGCAACAGAAGAGGAAAGAGCTTTCTCCAGCTCTTCCCGTATCTGTTCTCGTGCAGCACAGATACGGGCCGCCACCGTTTCTTCGATCTTAGTCTCAAGGCGTGAAATCAACCGTGACTCCAACTGCCTCTCTGCTTCCGGGTCATACTCTTTATCGGAGGCTTTTTGTAGTTGTGCGGACAGCATGGTGTCCCTTCGTTCCATTGATTCACGCAAGAGTTCGAACATTTCCTTGGCGGATAGCATCCCACTCTTTTCAGGTTGTTCCTCGGGAGAGACAAGGGCTCGCTTCGGCCCCGCACGCCGGATCTCGTCATCAAGGGTTTCCTGCTTAATGGAAGCCTTATCAGGCCTGCCCTGCTTTTCTTCCCACCGCCCATAGCGCTTTCGGATCGTGTTCGGGCCGAGGGGGTTGCCGGATTCGGTGTATCCCTCCTCTTCGAGGGTCGAAGCGATCTCGCTCCACTTCTTTCCTTTCTCCGAGACAAGCTCAAGCATACGCTCTAAGAAGTCTTTCTTGTCCATGGCGCACCCTTCGTAAAAACAGTCCTCCCACGGCACTTAAAGAATATGGTATGTTTATGGTCATGTCAAGACAAAGCTGCGCTATAGCTATCCTGTAATTCATAAAATAATCCTACTCTCTGAAAAGCCGTGACGCGCAGGGGATAATGGCAGCACGTTCTGCCACACCATCACGGTGTTGTAGACACCTGTGGTACAGGTATTCCATTGAGTAATATTCGGTATCAGAGTAGACACTTAAAGGGCTTTCCTTCTGAAGGCTTCTTTCGCAAGAGAATAGGGCAAGGAACGTGCGGAGAGCGCCCCATTCAATCTTGTGATAAAGTCGAGGGATGACTGACTCCGAACATAACGCAATAGATCGGGATGAGCTTGTGAAAGTCTGGCACGACTACGGGCTTCGGTTCTCCGTCTTTGTGCCTGCCCACCAGCCAAGGCCGGATACGTGGGAACCTGACGTGCGTCAGTTCGATGAGAAAGGTCGTGTAAACCCGCATTACCTGAAGCACTGGAAATTCCTTGCCCGGACCAAGGGGTTCCTCCGAGACCGTTACGCGGAGCACGGGATTCTCAAAGGCCCTACCCTCTTCTTCGACTGCCTGGTGCGGCAGTTCCAGAACCCGATGCGCTACGCCAAGGTGGAAGGCGAATACGGGCCTGACTTCTTTGAGGTGAAAGACACCCAGGACTGGTATGAGAAGGCGATCCGCATGGGGATATGGGATTGGCAGATAGGCTTTTCTTGCCGCTCCGTGCTGTGTCAGCGGAGGTGGTGCTCCATGCACCGGGGGAACCCAAAGCGGATCAACCCC contains:
- the secF gene encoding protein translocase subunit SecF; amino-acid sequence: MDLIKPNTSINFLGNRYYAYAFTTIMIILSLASIPIMGYMKLGIDFTGGTVVQVKLNKPAHTEQVREALKPLGENLAVQEFTGASGDEFVIRMEQSEESAEKLSQQVKNLLENKIGKGSAEIRGVEVVGPKVGTDLQESAIWATVIALILLLIYMAFRFTFTMGLAAVVCLLHDLCILYGFFAWTGKEFNLTILAAMLTVVGYDINDTIVVCDRIRDNLKVMKKAPLIKVFNAAINQTLSRTLLTSVGTLLAVAAFLVFETNVLKDFAWALLVGIVFGTYSSIFVASPLVLELDRILPVRRG
- the secD gene encoding protein translocase subunit SecD, which encodes MTHNLRWRIILIGVVLAVSAFLVYPSVGPVPSFWAKYLPNNPVRLGLDLQGGLYLVLEVQADMAVEAVVDQGISEASAVMKEERIRYNDIQRTSPTSLTVYLKDADQAGLFDEKVLDKLQNYKKASTSQTDKGFEVRLQMDQKTAETIKQRAVKQAVDTIRNRVDAFGVAEPDVVMQGVDRIVVQLPGLKEDINRAIDIIKKTARLEFKLVDEKGDLNAALKGEIPTGDEILYQVERSAGTGASSRKPLLIKKQILMTGDSITDAKVQPGQAGGMIVHMDFNRTGAVQFERITGEHVGERLAIILDNRVYSAPVIKDRISGGSAIIEGTFNPEEASDLALVLRAGSLPAPVKILENRTVGPSLGEDSIRLGRNAILLSLFLISICMAFYYKWSGVVADVALSLNLLLIMAVMVSPGLRATLTLPGLAGIALTIGMAIDANVLIFERVKEELRGGKSAKAALDNGYDMAFKTILDTHVTNILTALPLIQFGTGPIKGFAVTLCIGLLISLFTAYFITRTIFDYAFQVKRIKSLSI
- a CDS encoding tyrosine-type recombinase/integrase gives rise to the protein MPLSNPPATLRQFDLSEPSVSISTKELLDAFLSGKSPKTIEAYRRDLEDFRAFTQSDNLPQTILLFIAQGLHQANHLALRYKTHLAEERKLQPTTVNRKLAALRSLSDMAYTLGMINWKVRVKNQKVSSASRDTRGPGNSAVQGLKEEIAKRSDPKGVRDRALFHLLYDLALRRAEVVFLDLADVDLSAGTLRVLGKGRLQKEVLTMPTTTRKILANWIAMRGSEPGPLFVNLHHDPGIRGKRLSPTSLYRIIRELGERTGQKVRPHGLRHTSISEAVRKAQAVGLDVTKVLQFSRHKDLKTLQVYIDQVENAQGKIAELVAG